The Salinibaculum sp. SYNS191 genome has a window encoding:
- a CDS encoding archaea-specific SMC-related protein, protein MHDVDMEVRNIGGIDETSMRISSGVTALVGENATNRTSLIQAIAAGLGTDKYTLKSDAEVGEVSMTVGDQTYVREIRRENNHVETEGNPYLDEPDIAELYGVLLESNEIRRAARRGENLRELILSPVDTEQIQDEIGERVDRRREIDRELDRLDALADRRTELEADRRRKQEEVADLEARIEEKRGELDALDEDNADQGDSDELAEQLERLRETRAELERVSANLESERKSLERLEENRETIADQQDSLEPPDDAEIARLEERIEGLRNRRRSLESTISELQRVIQFNDERLAESQSGVRNALDEKTNGGSPADGLDPSSSAVTCWTCGSEVERGRIEETVERLQKIRQDKSREKNQIAAELDDLSCELEDHKTRREESAELADRLETLAEKIDQREETIDELETRRESLRERVDTLEASVERLQNDQQDELLALQQEVSELTFNRDQAVDDLESLEAEIEEIEAELATREELQARRETLSEELNELRTRIDRIEREAIEEFNTHMEAIIDRLGYDNIGRIWLERTEEEVKKGRGTATEKRFELHVVREDEAGGVYEDSISHLSESEREIVGLVVALSGYLVHDVHEEVPFMLLDSIEMIDGNRLVDLILYLEEFVPYLVVVLLPDHARAFKENTPSEGHKVVEI, encoded by the coding sequence ATGCATGATGTCGATATGGAGGTCAGGAACATCGGTGGCATCGACGAGACCTCCATGCGAATCAGTTCCGGCGTGACGGCGCTCGTCGGCGAGAACGCCACGAACAGGACCTCCCTCATCCAGGCGATTGCTGCGGGGCTCGGAACGGACAAGTACACCCTCAAAAGCGACGCGGAGGTCGGGGAAGTCTCGATGACGGTGGGTGACCAGACGTACGTCCGCGAGATACGCCGCGAGAACAACCACGTCGAGACCGAGGGGAACCCGTACCTCGACGAACCCGACATCGCAGAACTCTACGGCGTCCTGCTCGAATCGAACGAGATCCGCCGTGCCGCCAGACGGGGTGAAAACCTCCGGGAACTGATTCTCAGCCCCGTCGACACGGAACAGATACAGGACGAAATCGGCGAACGCGTCGACAGGCGACGCGAGATAGACCGCGAACTCGACCGCCTCGACGCGCTCGCCGACCGACGCACCGAACTCGAGGCAGACCGCCGCCGGAAACAGGAGGAGGTGGCGGACCTCGAAGCGCGCATCGAGGAGAAGCGGGGCGAACTCGACGCGCTGGACGAAGACAACGCCGACCAGGGGGACAGCGACGAACTGGCGGAGCAACTGGAACGGCTCCGCGAGACGAGGGCGGAACTGGAGCGCGTGAGCGCAAACCTGGAGAGTGAGCGAAAGAGCCTGGAACGGCTCGAAGAGAACCGCGAGACGATAGCGGACCAGCAGGACTCGCTCGAGCCCCCCGACGACGCGGAAATCGCACGCCTCGAAGAGCGCATCGAGGGGCTCCGGAACCGCCGCCGGTCGCTCGAATCGACGATAAGCGAACTGCAGCGGGTCATCCAGTTCAACGACGAACGCCTCGCGGAGTCCCAGTCGGGAGTCCGCAACGCGCTCGACGAGAAGACCAACGGCGGGTCGCCCGCCGACGGACTCGACCCGTCCTCCTCGGCGGTGACCTGCTGGACCTGCGGGAGCGAGGTCGAGCGGGGACGCATCGAAGAAACCGTCGAGCGCCTGCAGAAAATCCGCCAGGACAAGAGCCGCGAGAAGAACCAGATTGCGGCGGAACTCGACGACCTGAGCTGCGAACTCGAGGACCACAAGACCCGCCGGGAGGAATCCGCAGAACTGGCGGACCGCCTGGAGACGCTGGCGGAGAAAATCGACCAGCGCGAGGAGACCATCGACGAACTCGAAACGCGCCGCGAAAGCCTGCGGGAGCGCGTCGACACGCTGGAGGCGTCCGTCGAACGGCTCCAGAACGACCAGCAGGACGAACTGCTGGCGCTCCAGCAGGAGGTGAGCGAACTGACCTTCAACCGGGACCAGGCCGTCGACGACCTGGAGTCGCTGGAGGCGGAAATCGAGGAGATAGAGGCCGAGTTGGCGACCCGCGAGGAACTGCAAGCCCGCCGGGAGACGCTCTCGGAGGAACTGAACGAACTCCGGACGCGAATCGACCGCATCGAGCGGGAGGCCATCGAGGAGTTCAACACCCACATGGAGGCGATTATCGACCGCCTGGGATACGACAACATCGGGCGCATCTGGCTCGAACGGACGGAAGAAGAAGTCAAGAAGGGCCGGGGGACGGCGACAGAGAAACGGTTCGAACTCCACGTGGTCCGCGAGGACGAGGCCGGCGGCGTCTACGAGGACAGCATCAGCCACCTGAGCGAGAGCGAGCGGGAGATCGTCGGTCTCGTCGTCGCGCTCTCGGGCTATCTCGTACACGACGTCCACGAGGAGGTGCCGTTCATGTTGCTCGACTCCATCGAGATGATAGACGGCAACCGGCTGGTCGACCTGATACTCTACCTGGAGGAGTTCGTTCCCTACCTCGTCGTGGTCCTCCTGCCGGACCACGCGAGAGCGTTCAAGGAGAACACACCCTCCGAGGGCCACAAAGTCGTCGAAATCTGA
- the rdfA gene encoding rod-determining factor RdfA, translating to MGESEAAATRPCSCKVEIVTAEFDLDGIHEEMCREWADDDGKSVRELADMFNKRVLRTAFRRADKLPIDGEIDNLYRVLTDDDTDPGSRTRAREQLRQDGVPVDDVEDRFVSHQTLYRHLVNCLDRAHEPPEKTDEERIEEWRSRLLALQSRTTSVTERGIEQLLNNGAVDIGSFDVLLEVNVMCEDCGGFYTVGEFLDAEACDCLRPDESV from the coding sequence ATGGGAGAATCGGAGGCGGCGGCGACCCGGCCGTGTTCCTGCAAGGTGGAGATAGTCACGGCCGAGTTCGACCTCGACGGCATCCACGAGGAGATGTGTCGGGAGTGGGCCGACGACGACGGGAAGAGCGTCCGCGAACTCGCCGACATGTTCAACAAACGTGTGCTGCGGACCGCCTTCAGGCGTGCGGACAAACTCCCCATCGACGGCGAGATAGACAACCTCTACCGGGTGCTGACCGACGACGACACCGACCCGGGGAGTCGGACGCGGGCGCGCGAGCAACTCCGGCAGGACGGCGTTCCGGTCGACGACGTCGAGGACCGGTTCGTCTCGCACCAGACGCTGTATCGCCACCTCGTGAACTGTCTCGACAGGGCTCACGAACCGCCCGAGAAGACCGACGAGGAACGCATCGAGGAGTGGCGCAGTCGCCTCCTGGCACTGCAGAGCCGGACGACCAGCGTCACCGAACGCGGCATCGAACAACTGTTGAACAACGGAGCGGTCGACATCGGCTCGTTCGACGTCCTCCTGGAGGTCAACGTCATGTGCGAGGACTGCGGCGGGTTCTACACAGTCGGGGAGTTCCTGGACGCGGAGGCGTGCGACTGTCTACGGCCCGATGAGTCGGTCTGA
- a CDS encoding LUD domain-containing protein — protein sequence MQSEMVDQFETEIASYGVDVTHASVGDATDVIAEHLDSTAVGVPLPWDGVSLPGAVTTDPTPDELEAAKTGLSPASLGIATYGSLALRADDHGSEPISLFVDTHVAVLHEEDIVADMPEAFEWLGEELRETRDSVILATGPSATADMGALVQGAHGPKTVELIIIS from the coding sequence ATGCAAAGCGAAATGGTGGACCAGTTCGAGACGGAGATAGCATCCTACGGGGTGGACGTCACTCACGCCAGTGTCGGCGATGCGACGGACGTAATCGCCGAACATCTCGACTCGACGGCCGTCGGCGTGCCGCTCCCGTGGGACGGCGTTTCGCTCCCGGGGGCTGTCACGACCGACCCCACGCCCGACGAACTCGAGGCGGCGAAGACGGGGCTCTCGCCGGCCTCGCTCGGGATTGCGACCTACGGCAGCCTCGCGCTGCGGGCCGACGACCACGGCAGCGAACCGATAAGCCTGTTCGTGGACACCCACGTCGCCGTGCTCCACGAGGAGGACATCGTGGCGGACATGCCGGAGGCCTTCGAGTGGCTCGGCGAGGAACTGCGCGAGACGCGGGACTCGGTCATTCTCGCGACGGGGCCGTCGGCGACGGCGGACATGGGCGCACTGGTACAGGGAGCACACGGACCGAAAACTGTCGAACTCATCATCATCTCATGA
- a CDS encoding LUD domain-containing protein, whose amino-acid sequence MSSRASKAEHIRRIMQAEGDAVGENTRGFNQGRYESVGDLEDYENLKSEARAIKEDAIERLPELIDQLTETVEENGGTVYIADDAEDANQYVAEVCAEKDAGRVIKSKSMTSEEIDVNEYLEADGRDVVETDLGEWVLQVADEAPSHIVAPAIHKSREEIAKLFNEYFEPEEELETAEELTMFARAKLGELIQDADVGMTGANFLTADSGTMALVTSEGNARKTVTVPDTHIAVAGVEKVIPSVEDLEPFIQLIGRSGTGQDITSYISLFTPPVKSPTVDFDDGATPITEGDDDRDFHLVLIDNGRMAMREDDELRETLYCIRCSACSNTCANFQAVGGHAFGGETYSGGIATGWEAGVHGLDSAAEFNDLCTGCSRCTEACPVEIDIPWINTVVRDRVNSGKDPNMEFLVDGLTPDTETDGPDLQKRLFGNFETLAKMGTMFAPLSNWAANSTPAKYALQKVAGVDSRRDFPAFQRTTLVEWFNDRQSPTIQDPEARVVLYADLYTNHMLVERGKAAVRLLEALGVEVELPKVPGSGRAPLSQGMIETATTKAGKVSAALSPYLDDGYDVVVIEPSDLAMFRGDYERMLPEDDFEALADRSYEILEYAYGLVANGADVDALRTAADGETVAYHSHCQQRTMGLEEYTLALLDRADYEVTTSDVECCGMAGSFGYKEQYYELSMDVGENLGEQLREADTDHVIASGTSCTDQIEDLLRDAPMHPVQLLDPAR is encoded by the coding sequence ATGAGCTCACGAGCATCCAAGGCAGAACACATCCGGCGGATAATGCAGGCCGAAGGGGACGCGGTCGGCGAGAACACACGCGGGTTCAACCAGGGCCGCTACGAGTCCGTCGGCGACCTGGAGGACTACGAGAACCTGAAAAGCGAGGCCAGAGCCATCAAGGAGGACGCCATCGAGCGGCTCCCGGAGCTCATCGACCAGCTCACCGAGACGGTCGAGGAAAACGGCGGCACCGTCTACATCGCCGACGACGCCGAAGACGCGAACCAGTACGTCGCGGAGGTCTGTGCGGAGAAAGACGCCGGGCGCGTCATCAAGAGCAAGTCGATGACCAGCGAGGAGATCGACGTCAACGAGTACCTCGAAGCCGACGGCCGGGACGTCGTGGAGACGGACCTCGGCGAGTGGGTGCTCCAGGTGGCCGACGAGGCGCCGAGTCACATCGTCGCGCCGGCCATCCACAAGTCGCGCGAGGAGATCGCGAAGCTGTTCAACGAGTACTTCGAACCCGAGGAGGAACTGGAGACGGCCGAGGAATTGACCATGTTCGCGCGTGCGAAACTCGGCGAACTCATACAGGACGCCGACGTCGGCATGACCGGCGCGAACTTCCTCACTGCCGACTCCGGGACCATGGCGCTGGTCACCAGCGAGGGCAACGCCCGCAAGACGGTCACCGTCCCGGACACCCACATCGCCGTTGCCGGCGTCGAGAAGGTCATCCCCAGCGTCGAGGACCTCGAACCGTTCATCCAGCTCATCGGCCGCTCGGGGACCGGCCAGGACATCACCAGCTACATCTCCCTTTTTACGCCCCCGGTCAAGTCGCCGACCGTCGACTTCGACGACGGCGCGACGCCCATCACCGAGGGCGACGACGACAGGGACTTCCACCTCGTACTCATCGACAACGGCCGCATGGCGATGCGGGAGGACGACGAACTGCGCGAGACGCTGTACTGCATCCGCTGTTCGGCCTGCTCGAACACCTGCGCCAACTTCCAGGCCGTCGGCGGCCACGCCTTCGGCGGCGAGACCTACTCCGGCGGCATCGCGACGGGCTGGGAGGCCGGCGTCCACGGCCTCGACAGCGCCGCGGAGTTCAACGACCTCTGTACCGGCTGCTCGCGCTGTACGGAGGCCTGTCCGGTGGAGATAGACATCCCGTGGATAAACACCGTCGTCAGGGACCGCGTCAACTCCGGGAAGGACCCGAACATGGAGTTCCTCGTCGACGGGTTGACGCCGGACACCGAGACGGACGGCCCCGACCTTCAAAAGCGGCTGTTCGGCAACTTCGAGACGCTCGCGAAGATGGGGACCATGTTCGCGCCGCTCTCGAACTGGGCGGCCAACTCTACCCCGGCGAAGTACGCCCTCCAGAAGGTGGCCGGCGTCGACAGCCGGCGTGACTTCCCCGCCTTCCAGCGGACCACGCTGGTCGAGTGGTTCAACGACCGCCAGTCACCGACCATCCAGGACCCCGAGGCGCGGGTCGTCCTCTACGCTGACCTCTACACGAACCACATGCTGGTCGAGCGCGGGAAGGCCGCTGTCAGGCTGCTCGAAGCCCTCGGCGTCGAGGTGGAGCTGCCGAAGGTGCCGGGCAGCGGCAGGGCACCCCTCTCGCAGGGGATGATAGAGACGGCCACTACCAAGGCCGGCAAGGTCTCGGCGGCGCTGTCGCCGTACCTGGACGACGGCTACGACGTGGTGGTCATCGAGCCGAGCGACCTCGCGATGTTCCGCGGCGACTACGAGCGGATGCTCCCGGAGGACGACTTCGAGGCGCTCGCCGACCGGAGCTACGAGATACTCGAGTACGCCTACGGCCTCGTCGCCAACGGTGCCGACGTCGACGCGCTGCGGACCGCCGCAGACGGCGAGACGGTCGCCTACCACAGCCACTGCCAGCAGCGCACGATGGGCCTGGAGGAGTACACCCTGGCGCTGCTCGACAGGGCCGACTACGAGGTGACCACGAGCGACGTGGAGTGCTGTGGCATGGCCGGCTCCTTCGGCTACAAGGAACAGTACTACGAGCTGTCGATGGACGTCGGGGAGAACCTCGGCGAACAGCTCCGGGAGGCCGACACCGACCACGTCATCGCGAGCGGGACCTCCTGTACGGACCAGATAGAGGACCTCCTCCGTGACGCACCGATGCACCCGGTCCAGCTACTGGACCCGGCCCGGTAA
- a CDS encoding pyridoxamine 5'-phosphate oxidase family protein, giving the protein MTRDTWREMSDEAIAEFLSSRGHGVLSLGGDRPYALPMSFGYDGPNRRCVMQFMSGPDSRKRDRVDPGTPACLVVYEWHHEDDWRSVIAEGQLDPIPAGSERERAAGDRFGEDAATVGLSIFGHPVADLDPQWYDLEIETLSGYRSPLDP; this is encoded by the coding sequence ATGACGCGTGACACCTGGCGGGAGATGTCCGACGAAGCGATAGCCGAGTTCCTGTCCAGCCGCGGGCACGGCGTCCTCTCCCTCGGCGGCGACAGACCGTACGCGCTGCCGATGTCCTTCGGCTACGACGGCCCAAACCGACGCTGTGTCATGCAGTTCATGTCCGGCCCCGACAGCAGGAAACGGGACCGCGTCGACCCGGGAACGCCAGCCTGCCTCGTCGTCTACGAGTGGCACCACGAGGATGACTGGCGGAGCGTCATCGCGGAGGGGCAACTCGACCCGATACCGGCGGGTTCAGAGCGCGAGCGGGCGGCTGGCGACCGCTTCGGCGAGGACGCCGCCACCGTCGGGCTGAGCATCTTCGGGCACCCGGTCGCCGACCTCGACCCCCAGTGGTACGACCTCGAAATCGAGACGCTGAGCGGCTACCGGTCACCGCTTGACCCGTGA
- a CDS encoding methyl-accepting chemotaxis protein, with the protein MSTTNVSQGEMATYADAVEYGGPDEEKDRDQLREERDQWRALFNQLIEKFPEPIFAVDDQRRLRYFNSEAEQAYGRSREEAIGTEGYQFFGTDGESEILAETVARTGETVWEEDYRQVPTPDGHLWNRSMAVPMEDIDGNTIGAVEMTPIVTDLVEQRKQMAAAHETVSEEIMGAVAELEETTSSILESSAGSSEIATEQYEKLDQITAEISNLSASVEEVASTAREVEQTSEEASSLAVEGQDSAAEAIEVMTSVRAAADEMAEDVTALDERVTEIDEIVEVIDDIAEQTNMLALNASIEAARAGEAGEGFGVVADEIKSLAADSQAQAKEIEQTIGEIQETTSRTVAGIRETNEELNEGVEQAEAVLDALSEITDAVKQTARGIEDVAEATDDQAASTEEVASMVDEVTERADPLAEEIEAIADANEKQSELVDDIEETIEGLEARMAELG; encoded by the coding sequence ATGAGCACAACGAACGTGAGCCAGGGGGAGATGGCGACGTACGCCGACGCCGTAGAGTACGGCGGTCCGGACGAGGAGAAGGACCGGGACCAGCTCCGCGAGGAGCGCGACCAGTGGCGAGCGCTGTTCAACCAGCTCATCGAGAAGTTCCCGGAGCCGATATTCGCCGTCGACGACCAGCGACGGCTCCGCTACTTCAATTCCGAGGCGGAGCAGGCCTACGGACGCTCCCGGGAGGAGGCGATCGGGACAGAGGGGTACCAGTTCTTCGGAACTGATGGCGAGTCGGAGATACTGGCCGAGACGGTGGCACGGACCGGCGAGACTGTCTGGGAGGAGGACTATCGACAGGTCCCGACGCCCGACGGGCACCTGTGGAACCGGTCGATGGCCGTCCCGATGGAGGACATCGACGGGAACACCATCGGGGCCGTGGAGATGACGCCCATCGTCACGGACCTGGTCGAGCAGCGCAAACAGATGGCGGCCGCCCACGAGACGGTCTCCGAGGAAATCATGGGGGCGGTCGCGGAACTCGAAGAGACGACGTCGAGCATCCTGGAGAGTTCCGCCGGGAGCAGTGAAATCGCGACCGAGCAGTACGAGAAACTCGACCAGATAACCGCGGAGATATCGAACCTGAGCGCCAGCGTCGAGGAGGTGGCCTCGACCGCCCGGGAGGTCGAACAGACCAGCGAGGAGGCAAGCAGCCTCGCGGTCGAGGGACAGGACTCCGCAGCGGAGGCCATCGAAGTGATGACCTCGGTCCGAGCGGCCGCCGACGAGATGGCCGAGGACGTGACCGCCCTCGACGAGCGGGTGACCGAAATCGACGAGATAGTCGAGGTCATCGACGACATCGCCGAGCAGACCAACATGCTCGCGCTGAACGCCTCCATCGAGGCCGCTCGCGCCGGTGAAGCCGGGGAGGGTTTCGGCGTGGTCGCCGACGAAATCAAGTCCCTCGCCGCCGACTCACAGGCCCAGGCCAAGGAGATAGAGCAGACCATCGGCGAGATACAGGAGACGACGAGCCGGACGGTCGCGGGCATCAGGGAGACCAACGAGGAACTCAACGAGGGCGTCGAGCAGGCCGAGGCGGTCCTCGACGCGCTCTCGGAGATTACCGACGCGGTCAAGCAGACCGCCCGCGGCATCGAGGACGTCGCGGAGGCGACGGACGACCAGGCCGCGAGCACGGAGGAAGTTGCCAGCATGGTGGACGAGGTGACCGAGCGCGCCGACCCGCTGGCCGAGGAGATCGAGGCGATAGCCGACGCGAACGAGAAGCAGTCGGAACTGGTGGACGACATCGAGGAGACCATCGAGGGACTGGAAGCGAGAATGGCCGAACTCGGGTAG